Proteins from one Rosa chinensis cultivar Old Blush chromosome 7, RchiOBHm-V2, whole genome shotgun sequence genomic window:
- the LOC112178111 gene encoding glutamic acid-rich protein-like yields MAYLRRADLDGDGRISGAEAVASFQGTNLPKLDLAQGDGTTKSVRRKASARRKKFPSTTVKRQKQKKVEQEREEEEDEEEEEEDEKEQDKGEEDNKVEEEEEEENNGARNKGKDQKQSYCQYKCNMIMSAANAVAGLDECSSSS; encoded by the exons ATGGCTTACCTTAGGAGAGCGGATTTGGACGGAGATGGCAGGATCAGCGGAGCTGAGGCCGTCGCTTCCTTTCAGGGCACCAATTTGCCCAAACTAGATCTTGCTCAG GGAGATGGCACAACAAAATCGGTGAGAAGAAAAGCTTCGGCACGtaggaaaaagtttccaagcACAACAGTAAAGAGACAAAAGCAGAAAAAAGTGGAACAAGAaagggaagaagaggaggatgaagaagaggaggaagaagatgagaaggAACAAGACAAGGGAGAAGAGGACAATAAagtagaggaggaggaagaagaagagaacaatGGAGCAAGAAACAAAGGCAAAGACCAGAAACAATCATATTGCCAATACAAGTGCAATATGATTATGAGTGCAGCgaatgcagtagcaggattggacgagtgcagtagcagtagCTAG
- the LOC112178112 gene encoding uncharacterized protein LOC112178112 translates to MKRLFAKYRQSLDEDHEEMCTTNAIVVAAVAEAEASSGSRRRGSQPGRAPNKERFRESRGKNMMEDYFVERPVFSEEVFRTRYRMSHNVFNRISSDLCCYNQYFVQKSDATKKVGLLPQQKLTCSLRMLAYGAGADQCAEYCRLAKSTSIEALKRFTRGIVNLYSAEYLQAPMPADLRRLLAKAERKGFLGMIGSIDCMHWQWKNCPTGWAGEYIGRKRVPTIILEAVASYDTWIWHAFFGMPRSCNDLNVLAKSPLFEELTAGRAPQIQIQVNNRIHNLGYYLADGIYPQWATFVKSIPRPTRPKDLKFSEAQEGYRKDVERCFGILQSRFSIVRGVDRGWDKEDLRYIMLTCIILHNMIIEDERPDDSDDDLESDEEEDNNMRPRLAQVWEGPTGDDFDPVGRDGYYFNGFMD, encoded by the coding sequence ATGAAGAGATTGTTCGCTAAGTATCGACAATCTTTAGATGAAGATCATGAAGAGATGTGTACAACTAATGCTATTGTGGTAGCAGCAGTCGCTGAAGCTGAAGCTTCCTCCGGATCACGACGACGGGGTTCTCAACCGGGACGTGCACCGAATAAGGAGCGATTTAGAGAATCAAGAGGGAAAAACATGATGGAAGATTACTTTGTGGAGCGTCCAGTTTTCAGTGAAGAGGTATTCCGGACACGGTACAGGATGAGTCACAATGTTTTCAACCGCATCTCTAGTGACCTTTGTTGCTATAACCAGTACTTTGTCCAGAAATCAGATGCTACTAAGAAAGTCGGACTGCTTCCCCAGCAGAAGTTGACATGTTCCTTAAGAATGCTTGCTTATGGTGCCGGGGCAGATCAATGCGCTGAGTATTGTCGGTTGGCGAAATCTACCTCCATTGAGGCTCTGAAACGATTTACAAGAGGAATCGTTAATCTGTACTCGGCAGAATACCTCCAGGCTCCTATGCCGGCAGACCTCAGAAGACTTCTCGCCAAAGCTGAGAGAAAAGGCTTTCTTGGGATGATTGGAAGCATCGACTGCATGCactggcaatggaagaattgcccaACAGGTTGGGCTGGAGAATACATTGGTCGAAAACGTGTGCCCACTATCATCCTCGAAGCAGTCGCTTCTTATGACACATGGATATGGCATGCCTTTTTTGGAATGCCTAGATCATGCAACGACCTCAACGTGCTTGCTAAGTCCCCGTTGTTTGAAGAGCTGACTGCTGGTCGAGCCCCTCAAATCCAAATTCAAGTGAATAACAGGATTCACAATTTAGGCTACTATCTCGCTGATGGTATCTATCCGCAATGGGCGACTTTCGTGAAATCAATTCCAAGGCCTACACGACCCAAGGATCTGAAGTTTTCTGAGGCTCAAGAGGGGTACAGGAAGGATGTGGAAAGATGTTTCGGCATTTTACAGTCGCGCTTTAGTATTGTTCGAGGAGTGGATCGTGGCTGGGATAAAGAAGACCTTCGATACATCATGCTGacttgtattatattacacaacatgataatCGAGGATGAAAGACCAGATGACAGCGATGACGATTTAGAgtccgatgaagaagaggataacAATATGAGGCCCAGGTTGGCCCAAGTTTGGGAAGGACCGACCGGTGATGACTTTgatcctgttggtagagatggtTATTACTTCAATGGATTCATGGATTGA